Proteins from a genomic interval of Caulobacter sp. SL161:
- a CDS encoding ribonucleoside-diphosphate reductase subunit alpha — protein MVMNGSEAVKSSVRNEARLAAIKPAKRPQLALVRKVEVDRSRDALLTDFGKTTLEDRYLLPGESYQDMFARVSTAFADDADHAQRVYDYMSRLWFMPATPVLSNGGAERGLPISCFLNAVNDSLDGILGVWNENVWLAANGGGIGTYWGGVRSIGEKVKGQGQTSGIIPFIRVMDSLTLAISQGSLRRGSAAVYLDIHHPEIEEFLEIRKPSGDFNRKSLNLHHGLSITDEFMHAVRDGTKFGLRSPKTNEVLREVDARALWQKVLELRLQTGEPYLIFSDTVNRAMPSFQRELGLKVRQSNLCSEIMLHTGTDHLGQERTAVCCLSSVNAETYLEWRDHPTFIEDVMRFLDNVLQDFIDRAPDAASAAAYAAMRERSVGLGLMGFHSFLQSQNVPFESALAKSWNMRMFKHLRREADKASIKLGEEKGPCPDAADRGSVERFSHKLAIAPTASISIICGGTSAGIEPIPANIYTHKTLSGSFAVKNPYLEKLLEEKGQNTDTVWGSILENEGSVQHLDFLSQDEKDVYKTAFELDQRWVIELAADRTPEICQSQSVNVFLPGDVDKWDLHMLHWTAWERGVKSLYYLRSKSVQRAAYAGADDKAEATTGGFDVPEKTDYDECLACQ, from the coding sequence TTGGTCATGAACGGCAGTGAAGCGGTGAAGTCGAGCGTCCGAAACGAGGCCCGTCTGGCGGCGATCAAGCCCGCCAAGCGCCCGCAGCTGGCGCTGGTGCGCAAGGTCGAGGTCGACCGCTCGCGCGACGCCCTGCTGACCGACTTCGGCAAGACGACGCTGGAAGACCGCTACCTACTGCCGGGCGAGAGCTATCAGGACATGTTCGCGCGCGTCTCGACGGCGTTCGCCGACGACGCCGACCACGCCCAGCGCGTCTACGACTATATGAGCCGCCTGTGGTTCATGCCGGCCACCCCGGTGCTGAGCAACGGCGGCGCCGAGCGCGGCCTGCCGATCAGCTGCTTCCTGAATGCGGTCAATGACAGCCTGGACGGCATCCTGGGCGTCTGGAACGAGAACGTCTGGCTGGCGGCCAATGGCGGCGGCATCGGCACCTACTGGGGCGGCGTGCGCTCGATCGGCGAGAAGGTGAAGGGCCAGGGCCAGACCTCGGGCATCATCCCGTTCATCCGCGTGATGGACTCCCTGACCCTGGCGATCAGCCAAGGCAGCCTGCGCCGCGGCTCGGCCGCCGTCTATCTGGACATCCATCACCCGGAAATCGAGGAGTTCCTCGAAATCCGCAAGCCGTCGGGCGACTTCAACCGCAAGTCCCTGAACCTGCACCACGGCCTGTCGATCACCGACGAGTTCATGCACGCCGTGCGCGACGGCACCAAGTTCGGCCTGCGCTCGCCCAAGACCAATGAGGTCCTGCGGGAGGTCGACGCCCGCGCCCTGTGGCAGAAGGTTCTGGAGCTGCGCCTGCAGACCGGCGAGCCCTATCTGATCTTCTCCGACACCGTGAACCGCGCCATGCCCTCGTTCCAGCGCGAGCTGGGCCTGAAGGTGCGCCAGTCGAACCTGTGCAGCGAGATCATGCTGCACACCGGGACCGACCATCTGGGTCAGGAGCGCACCGCCGTCTGCTGCCTGTCGAGCGTCAACGCCGAGACCTATCTGGAGTGGCGCGACCATCCGACGTTCATCGAGGACGTCATGCGCTTCCTCGACAACGTCCTGCAGGACTTCATCGACCGCGCGCCGGACGCCGCGTCCGCCGCCGCCTACGCCGCCATGCGCGAGCGTTCGGTGGGCCTTGGTTTGATGGGCTTCCACAGCTTCCTGCAGAGCCAGAACGTGCCGTTCGAAAGCGCCCTGGCCAAGAGCTGGAACATGCGGATGTTCAAGCACCTGCGCCGTGAGGCCGACAAGGCGTCGATCAAGCTGGGCGAAGAGAAGGGCCCTTGCCCCGACGCCGCCGACCGTGGCTCGGTGGAGCGCTTCTCGCACAAGCTGGCCATCGCCCCGACCGCCTCGATCTCGATCATCTGCGGCGGCACCTCGGCCGGCATCGAGCCGATCCCGGCCAATATCTACACCCACAAGACCCTGTCGGGCTCGTTCGCGGTGAAGAACCCGTATCTGGAGAAGCTGCTCGAGGAGAAGGGCCAGAACACCGACACGGTGTGGGGTTCGATCCTGGAGAACGAAGGCTCGGTCCAGCACCTGGACTTCCTGAGCCAGGACGAAAAGGACGTCTACAAGACCGCCTTCGAACTGGACCAGCGCTGGGTGATCGAATTGGCCGCCGACCGCACGCCGGAAATCTGCCAGAGCCAGTCGGTCAACGTCTTCCTGCCGGGCGACGTCGACAAGTGGGACCTGCACATGCTGCACTGGACCGCCTGGGAGCGTGGCGTCAAATCGCTGTACTACCTGCGCTCCAAGTCGGTGCAGCGCGCGGCCTACGCCGGCGCCGACGACAAGGCCGAGGCCACGACCGGTGGCTTCGATGTTCCGGAAAAGACCGACTACGACGAATGCCTGGCCTGCCAGTAA
- a CDS encoding TetR/AcrR family transcriptional regulator, which produces MSINMPSLKRTDRSRGLILDAADGAFREKGFAAVSMEEIASRAGLTRKTLYNLFGSKEEIAHQLIARVEAQDEGYRARMAAGEDALGLLETILLDSAGWCLANPTVARLALAPAERPRLEPPEGRPSFQGLVRDVLRLGQQQGAIRRDEDVNFMSLVLLGVYGQAMLTALAGGPFEPCDIVRLIRIVVEGVGARRAE; this is translated from the coding sequence ATGAGTATAAATATGCCAAGCCTCAAGCGGACCGATCGGTCGCGCGGCCTGATCCTCGACGCCGCCGATGGGGCGTTCCGTGAGAAAGGCTTCGCTGCGGTGTCGATGGAGGAGATCGCTTCCCGCGCGGGGCTGACCCGCAAGACCCTCTACAACCTGTTCGGTTCGAAGGAGGAGATCGCCCACCAGCTGATCGCGCGGGTCGAGGCGCAGGACGAGGGCTATCGCGCCCGCATGGCGGCGGGCGAGGACGCGCTGGGTCTACTGGAGACGATCCTGTTGGACAGCGCCGGCTGGTGCCTGGCCAACCCGACAGTGGCCCGGCTGGCGCTGGCGCCGGCGGAGCGGCCGCGCCTGGAGCCGCCCGAGGGGCGGCCCTCCTTCCAGGGGCTGGTTCGCGATGTGCTGCGGCTCGGTCAACAGCAGGGGGCGATCCGGCGGGACGAGGACGTCAACTTCATGAGCCTGGTGCTGCTGGGCGTCTATGGTCAGGCGATGCTCACCGCGCTGGCCGGCGGCCCGTTCGAGCCCTGCGACATCGTGCGCTTGATCCGGATCGTCGTGGAGGGCGTCGGCGCGCGCCGAGCCGAGTGA
- a CDS encoding DUF4336 domain-containing protein, translating into MTALQAFGPNLWIADGPVVTAGGGFHYPTRMAVIRLTDGSLFIWSPIALSDALRREVDALGAVRHLIAPNSLHDRFLGEWQASYPAARLHAAPGLRQNRPDLDIVAELGDAPASDWAADIDQAPMRGNLITTEVVFFHRPSATLLVADLIQHFAPTWFTGWRAWVAKLDLMSAPQPETPRKFRVAFVDRIAARRGLSRLLEWPIERVVMAHADPVETQGRAFVQRAFRWLR; encoded by the coding sequence ATGACGGCTTTGCAGGCTTTCGGGCCCAACCTCTGGATCGCCGACGGCCCGGTCGTCACGGCGGGCGGCGGTTTCCACTATCCCACCCGCATGGCCGTCATCCGGCTGACGGACGGATCGCTGTTCATCTGGTCGCCCATCGCCCTGTCCGATGCGCTGCGGCGCGAGGTCGACGCCCTCGGCGCCGTGCGTCACCTGATCGCGCCCAACAGCCTGCACGACCGGTTTCTCGGCGAATGGCAAGCAAGCTATCCCGCCGCACGCCTCCATGCCGCGCCGGGCCTTCGCCAAAACCGCCCAGACCTCGACATCGTTGCGGAACTAGGGGACGCGCCGGCGTCGGACTGGGCCGCCGACATCGATCAGGCGCCGATGCGCGGCAATCTGATCACCACGGAGGTGGTCTTCTTCCACCGCCCCAGCGCCACGCTCCTGGTCGCCGACCTCATCCAGCACTTCGCGCCGACCTGGTTCACTGGTTGGCGCGCCTGGGTCGCCAAGCTTGACCTGATGAGCGCGCCGCAGCCGGAGACGCCTCGCAAGTTCCGGGTGGCCTTCGTGGACCGCATCGCCGCCAGGAGAGGGCTGAGCCGCCTCTTGGAATGGCCGATCGAGCGCGTGGTGATGGCCCATGCCGATCCTGTTGAGACCCAAGGCCGCGCTTTTGTGCAACGCGCCTTTCGCTGGCTGAGGTGA
- a CDS encoding MaoC family dehydratase, producing MIGPHPTGGYILEELSVGMTAEKHVTVTEERIQRFAEASDDFNPVHVDEAFAAKTAYRGRIAHGLLSASFGSAVVGTILPGAGAIYLGQTLTFHKPVRIGDVVTARATVASIDAESARVVLRCAALVGDEVVMDGEATVRVPRRRRPAKA from the coding sequence ATGATCGGACCGCACCCCACGGGCGGTTACATCCTGGAGGAGCTCTCCGTCGGGATGACCGCCGAGAAACACGTCACCGTCACCGAAGAGCGCATCCAGCGCTTCGCCGAGGCGTCTGACGACTTCAACCCCGTCCACGTGGATGAAGCCTTCGCGGCCAAGACGGCCTATCGCGGCCGCATCGCCCATGGCCTGCTGTCGGCCTCGTTCGGTTCGGCCGTGGTCGGAACGATCCTGCCGGGCGCCGGAGCGATCTATCTGGGCCAGACCCTGACCTTCCATAAGCCGGTGCGGATCGGCGACGTCGTCACCGCCCGGGCCACGGTCGCCTCCATCGACGCCGAGAGCGCGCGGGTCGTCCTGCGCTGCGCCGCCCTGGTCGGTGACGAGGTGGTGATGGACGGCGAAGCCACGGTCCGCGTGCCGCGCCGTCGTCGACCGGCCAAGGCCTGA
- a CDS encoding lipid A-modifier LpxR family protein, producing the protein MTPSIAAAQAPAQPSGPYSFQVKPEAARPLSLAATGLLARPIEAPQSQLEGGFGLTPAAAMAGDARILDVDRYYDGAGPVIWRSTAVAYQSEAGGPISQVRVSMAGVPRTATVAPLTLVRPDSDAYELRDVDVTLTRGWPSAVMLKGRKYALDVTPHAGVGFGGAGGSAEAGATVRLGTKKNIGDRVTDALGVREGGEAFGTRGRWYIYAAASGRAVGFNMLRGQNGDWSRAGLSQDVTSRLIGDSQAGVAWRKGPMQASFGYIHREIRAKEGVLGLATQKDDVVALSFSLKPHW; encoded by the coding sequence ATGACCCCTTCGATCGCCGCCGCCCAGGCGCCGGCCCAGCCATCAGGCCCCTATTCATTCCAGGTCAAGCCCGAGGCGGCGCGTCCGCTATCGCTCGCCGCGACCGGTCTTCTCGCGCGTCCCATCGAGGCTCCGCAGTCCCAGCTGGAGGGCGGATTTGGCCTGACCCCGGCGGCCGCCATGGCGGGCGATGCGCGGATTCTCGACGTTGACCGCTACTATGACGGCGCTGGTCCGGTCATCTGGCGCTCGACCGCCGTGGCCTACCAGAGCGAGGCGGGCGGTCCGATCAGTCAGGTTCGTGTCTCGATGGCGGGTGTGCCTCGCACGGCGACCGTCGCCCCCCTCACCCTGGTGCGCCCCGACAGCGACGCCTATGAGTTGCGAGACGTCGACGTGACCCTCACCCGGGGCTGGCCGTCAGCGGTGATGCTGAAGGGCCGCAAGTACGCCCTGGACGTCACCCCGCACGCGGGCGTGGGCTTTGGCGGGGCCGGCGGCTCGGCCGAGGCCGGCGCCACGGTGCGTCTGGGCACGAAGAAGAACATCGGCGACCGGGTCACCGACGCGCTGGGCGTTCGCGAAGGCGGCGAAGCTTTCGGAACGCGGGGACGTTGGTACATCTACGCCGCCGCCAGTGGTCGCGCCGTCGGGTTCAACATGCTGCGGGGCCAGAACGGCGATTGGTCTCGCGCAGGCCTGTCACAAGACGTGACCAGCCGCCTGATCGGCGACAGTCAGGCGGGCGTCGCCTGGCGCAAGGGGCCGATGCAGGCTTCGTTTGGCTATATCCACCGCGAGATCCGGGCCAAGGAAGGCGTGCTGGGCCTGGCCACCCAAAAGGACGACGTCGTCGCCCTGTCCTTCAGCCTGAAGCCGCATTGGTAA
- a CDS encoding OmpA family protein — protein sequence MKLNLLAGAALAAVFAASGVSAQETGWYGAVDLGQHWPQSISTQSSQTLPDGEYAHWAWKTDKDWTGFVRLGYQFNKNWRAEVEGGYRPGDLKAVRGNAVRQQPVALCTPGVTRTSSAQTCGSPDGSIDSWSLMANVIYDFAPDSWLNPFVGAGVGVNRLDVKTLGQFSGVGAVTSANVAVQNLTVDDNDMAVAWQAIAGASIKATDKLKVDVTYRYLSGSDHSWQASGSGLLQPGAFSGQYTDQSLTVGLRYSFASPPPPPPPPPPPPPPPPPPPPPPPPPPPPPPPPAFEAREFIVYFPFDQSVLTPEAQSVVTEAAKYSNDGKATKIIVVGHTDTSGSPKYNAKLSERRARAVADALVSQGVSQNVLGVDWKGESAPAVATGDGVKEPLNRRSTISINF from the coding sequence ATGAAACTCAACCTCCTGGCGGGAGCTGCTCTGGCCGCGGTGTTCGCCGCGTCGGGCGTTTCGGCCCAAGAGACCGGCTGGTACGGCGCGGTCGACCTCGGCCAACACTGGCCGCAAAGCATCTCCACCCAATCCAGCCAGACGCTGCCGGACGGCGAATATGCGCACTGGGCTTGGAAGACCGACAAGGATTGGACCGGTTTCGTCCGCCTCGGCTACCAGTTCAACAAGAACTGGCGCGCTGAAGTCGAGGGCGGCTACCGCCCTGGCGACCTGAAGGCGGTGCGCGGCAACGCCGTGCGTCAGCAGCCGGTCGCGCTCTGCACGCCGGGCGTCACCCGTACGTCTTCCGCTCAGACCTGCGGCTCGCCCGACGGTTCGATCGACTCGTGGAGCCTGATGGCGAACGTCATCTATGACTTCGCTCCGGATTCCTGGCTGAACCCGTTCGTCGGCGCCGGCGTCGGCGTGAACCGCCTGGACGTCAAGACGCTCGGCCAGTTCAGCGGCGTCGGCGCGGTCACCTCCGCCAACGTGGCTGTCCAGAACCTGACCGTTGACGACAACGACATGGCTGTCGCCTGGCAAGCCATCGCCGGCGCCTCGATCAAGGCGACCGACAAGCTGAAGGTCGACGTCACCTATCGTTACCTGAGCGGCTCTGACCATAGCTGGCAAGCGAGCGGTTCGGGCCTGCTGCAACCGGGCGCTTTCTCGGGCCAGTACACGGACCAGTCGCTGACCGTGGGTCTGCGTTACTCGTTCGCGTCGCCGCCGCCGCCTCCGCCGCCCCCGCCGCCGCCGCCTCCGCCGCCGCCGCCTCCTCCGCCTCCCCCGCCGCCGCCGCCGCCTCCGCCGCCGCCGCCGGCTTTCGAGGCCCGTGAGTTCATCGTGTACTTCCCGTTCGACCAATCGGTCCTGACGCCGGAAGCCCAATCGGTGGTTACGGAAGCGGCCAAGTACTCGAACGACGGTAAGGCGACGAAGATCATCGTCGTTGGTCACACCGACACCTCGGGTTCGCCGAAGTACAACGCCAAGCTCTCGGAACGTCGCGCTCGCGCCGTCGCCGACGCTCTGGTCTCGCAAGGCGTTTCGCAAAACGTTCTGGGCGTGGACTGGAAGGGTGAAAGCGCTCCGGCCGTCGCCACCGGCGATGGCGTGAAGGAACCGCTGAACCGCCGTTCGACGATCTCGATCAACTTCTAA
- a CDS encoding helix-turn-helix domain-containing protein — MPHAKILLPAQCRAARGLINWSQGELADRAGVSRSTVKDFETERHALHHSTERLLIEAIEAAGVSLIASDETGPGVRFKRPV, encoded by the coding sequence ATGCCACACGCAAAAATTCTCCTGCCGGCCCAGTGCCGGGCCGCCCGCGGACTGATCAACTGGTCGCAGGGCGAGCTCGCGGATCGGGCGGGCGTGTCGCGCAGCACGGTCAAGGACTTCGAGACCGAGCGTCACGCCTTGCACCACAGCACCGAACGGCTCCTCATCGAGGCGATCGAGGCGGCGGGGGTGTCGTTGATCGCGAGCGACGAGACCGGGCCCGGCGTGCGGTTCAAGAGACCGGTCTAG
- a CDS encoding serine hydrolase, with amino-acid sequence MRNLVVVFAATALVSLAGPGAMAQAAAQPATPVSVSPDRLSDAAVRQILAQRIDTDRQSLGIVVGIIDARGRRVIAHGVTGGGGKPVDGRTLFEIGSVTKALTGLLLADMARRGEVKLNDPVAQHLPPGTVVPTRSGKAVTLIDLSTHTSGLPRLPTNMAPKDPLNPYADYTEAQLDAFLRDYALPRDIGATYEYSNLGVGLLGRALAYRAGGDYETVLRQRVLKPLGMSDTAIALSPTQAARFSSGHNAALESTTHWDLPSLAGAGALRSTADDLLKLLAAELGYADTPLQSAMADQLVPRRPAGGGVEVALGWHVWPTPEGDIVSHNGGTMGFQSFVGFNRKTGLGVVVLSNAAGSMGVDDIGLHLMAGRPLKTAPKTRVAVPLPAAAFDKLVGRYGMAPGMVMTIRRDGERMLGQLTGQPTVELFAESPTSFFLKVVDAQLTFTVDAEGRGTAVTLHQNGQNTTAPRLSEGAEAPAPSRPAKVAALSVAELDALTGRYALAPGFIVAVTRKGQSLFAQLTGQPEFEVFPESATRVVWTVVPAAASFTLGPDGKAVSLTLHQGGRDMPAPRQP; translated from the coding sequence ATGCGCAATCTTGTTGTTGTTTTCGCCGCCACCGCCCTTGTGAGCCTGGCGGGACCGGGCGCGATGGCCCAGGCTGCGGCGCAACCCGCAACGCCTGTCTCCGTCTCCCCCGATCGCCTGTCTGACGCGGCCGTTCGCCAGATACTCGCCCAGCGGATCGATACCGATCGCCAGAGTCTGGGGATCGTGGTCGGCATAATCGACGCCCGAGGTCGGCGGGTGATCGCCCACGGTGTGACCGGCGGCGGCGGCAAACCGGTCGACGGGCGGACGCTGTTCGAAATCGGCTCGGTTACCAAGGCTCTGACCGGCCTTCTGCTGGCCGACATGGCCCGGCGCGGCGAGGTCAAGCTGAATGATCCCGTGGCGCAGCATCTGCCGCCGGGAACGGTCGTGCCGACCCGCAGCGGCAAGGCCGTCACCCTGATCGACCTTTCCACCCACACCTCGGGCCTGCCGCGCCTGCCGACCAACATGGCGCCCAAGGACCCGCTCAACCCCTATGCGGACTATACTGAGGCCCAGCTGGACGCCTTCCTGCGCGACTACGCCCTGCCGCGAGACATCGGCGCGACCTATGAGTACTCGAACCTGGGCGTGGGCTTGCTGGGCAGGGCCTTGGCCTATCGCGCGGGCGGAGACTACGAGACCGTGTTGCGCCAGCGAGTGCTGAAGCCGCTGGGCATGAGCGACACCGCCATCGCCCTGTCACCGACCCAGGCCGCGCGCTTCTCCAGCGGCCATAACGCAGCGCTGGAATCCACGACGCATTGGGACCTGCCCAGCCTGGCCGGCGCGGGCGCCCTGCGCTCCACCGCCGACGACCTTCTGAAGCTGCTGGCCGCCGAACTGGGCTACGCGGACACGCCGCTGCAATCCGCGATGGCCGACCAGCTGGTTCCGCGTCGCCCGGCCGGCGGCGGCGTCGAGGTCGCGCTGGGCTGGCACGTCTGGCCAACACCCGAGGGCGATATCGTCTCGCACAATGGCGGCACCATGGGCTTTCAGAGCTTCGTGGGATTCAATCGCAAGACGGGCCTGGGCGTCGTGGTGCTCAGCAACGCGGCCGGATCTATGGGCGTGGACGATATCGGGCTGCACCTGATGGCTGGACGGCCTCTGAAGACCGCCCCCAAGACGCGGGTCGCGGTCCCCCTACCGGCGGCGGCCTTCGACAAGCTGGTCGGGCGCTACGGCATGGCCCCCGGGATGGTGATGACGATCCGCCGCGATGGCGAGCGCATGCTGGGTCAGCTGACCGGGCAGCCAACGGTCGAGTTGTTCGCTGAAAGCCCGACAAGCTTCTTCCTCAAGGTGGTCGACGCCCAATTGACCTTCACCGTCGACGCCGAAGGGCGCGGGACAGCGGTGACGCTGCATCAGAACGGCCAGAACACGACGGCCCCGCGCCTGTCCGAAGGGGCTGAAGCGCCCGCGCCGTCGCGCCCGGCCAAGGTGGCGGCTCTGTCCGTCGCCGAGCTGGACGCCCTGACGGGCCGGTACGCTCTGGCTCCCGGATTCATCGTCGCCGTGACCCGCAAAGGTCAGAGCCTATTCGCCCAACTCACCGGCCAGCCTGAGTTCGAGGTGTTTCCTGAAAGCGCGACACGGGTTGTCTGGACCGTCGTTCCCGCCGCCGCCAGCTTTACGCTGGGCCCGGATGGGAAAGCCGTGAGCCTGACATTGCATCAGGGCGGCCGCGACATGCCCGCGCCGCGACAGCCTTAA
- a CDS encoding class I SAM-dependent methyltransferase: protein MSGVATDMSAYWDRAGRVWVEQQALLDRLFQLIAQAVVDRADLRAGEAVLDVGCGSGATTFEAAWRVGPQGRAVGADISGALLELARRRAGEQGLEGVDFVQADAQTHDFGAGFDAIVSRFGVMFFPDPVAAFANLRRALKPDGRLAFACWRGPEDNPMAQVPLDAAAPFLPETPRFERNAPGRFGFADPERVRSILAEAGWRDIAIAPLDDPTPVSFDELMTMSLRVGPLNPILSKAEDALRTQVRDAVAAALAPHVQDGMAKMNSACWLVTARG from the coding sequence ATGAGCGGCGTGGCCACCGATATGTCCGCCTACTGGGATCGGGCCGGGCGGGTCTGGGTCGAACAGCAGGCGCTGCTGGACCGACTCTTCCAGCTGATCGCCCAGGCGGTGGTCGATCGCGCCGACCTCCGCGCCGGCGAGGCGGTGCTGGACGTCGGCTGCGGCTCGGGCGCGACCACCTTCGAGGCCGCCTGGCGCGTGGGGCCGCAGGGCCGCGCGGTCGGGGCCGACATCTCCGGCGCTCTGCTGGAACTGGCGCGGCGGCGGGCGGGCGAGCAGGGGCTGGAGGGCGTCGACTTTGTCCAGGCCGACGCCCAGACCCATGACTTCGGCGCAGGGTTCGACGCGATCGTCTCGCGCTTTGGCGTGATGTTCTTCCCCGACCCTGTCGCCGCCTTCGCCAATCTGCGTCGCGCCTTGAAGCCGGACGGGCGTCTGGCCTTCGCCTGCTGGCGCGGCCCGGAGGACAACCCGATGGCGCAGGTCCCGCTGGATGCGGCCGCGCCGTTCCTGCCCGAGACGCCCAGGTTCGAGCGGAACGCGCCTGGCCGCTTTGGCTTCGCCGATCCCGAGCGCGTCCGCTCCATCCTGGCCGAAGCCGGCTGGCGTGACATCGCGATTGCGCCCCTCGATGACCCAACCCCTGTCAGTTTCGATGAGCTGATGACCATGAGCCTGCGCGTCGGGCCGCTGAATCCCATCCTGTCCAAAGCGGAAGACGCGCTTCGGACGCAGGTGCGCGACGCGGTGGCCGCGGCCCTGGCGCCCCATGTTCAGGACGGTATGGCGAAGATGAACTCGGCTTGCTGGCTGGTCACCGCCCGGGGCTAG
- a CDS encoding cation:proton antiporter domain-containing protein, translated as MAHEVSPESYKDLVLFLATAGIVAPIFKRLKINPILGYLLAGVILGPFGLGRFIPYAPWLDYVTVDNPDEIAQLAEFGVVFLLFMIGLELSWERLRLMRRWVFGLGAVQVIGCSLALGAGGMLLGLEPVTALTIGAALTLSSTAIAVPVLAERRRLHSEAGRATFSVLLFQDLAVAPILITLAILGRGNGSFQLQDLLALAPAALGLAVIVLVGRLALRPMLKSVAKAKSEEMFMAACLLVIIGAGMVASLSGLSMALGAFVAGVLLAETEYRHEVEVKIEPFKGLLLSLFFVSLGIRLDLSLLAAQPAAILGAALGLLVLKTAVVFGSGLLMGLNRRAAIEAALILAAGGEFAFVLLDNAMSAQVVPPAIGQAVLVSATLTMFLIPGLAALGGYLGRKNAPLPISETPPSSANEPDRVGPEPAGQVLVIGYGRVGKLVGDMLGRHDLPWIAVERDARLVEQGRRDGARIYYGDASRLELLERCGLATARAVVVTMDAFEVAEAVVAAARGARPDVPIVVRARDARHAARLYELGATDAVPETIEASLQLSEAVLVDIGVPMGLVIASIHERRDEYRKKLNRPDALGGRRRRLRDATLR; from the coding sequence GTGGCGCACGAGGTTTCCCCAGAGAGCTACAAGGACCTGGTCCTGTTCCTGGCGACCGCCGGCATCGTCGCGCCGATCTTCAAGCGCCTGAAGATCAATCCGATCCTGGGGTATCTGCTGGCCGGCGTGATCCTGGGGCCGTTTGGCCTGGGCCGGTTCATCCCCTACGCGCCATGGCTGGACTACGTCACCGTCGACAACCCCGACGAAATCGCCCAGCTGGCCGAGTTCGGCGTTGTCTTCCTGCTGTTCATGATCGGCTTGGAGCTGTCGTGGGAGCGTCTGCGGCTCATGCGCCGGTGGGTGTTTGGCCTCGGCGCCGTGCAGGTGATCGGCTGCTCGCTGGCGCTGGGCGCGGGCGGGATGCTGCTGGGCCTCGAGCCCGTGACGGCCCTGACCATCGGGGCGGCCCTGACCCTGTCGTCGACCGCCATCGCCGTGCCGGTGCTGGCCGAGCGGCGGCGTCTACATTCCGAGGCCGGCCGGGCGACCTTTTCGGTCCTGCTGTTCCAGGATCTGGCCGTCGCGCCGATCCTGATCACCCTGGCCATCCTGGGGCGCGGCAACGGCAGTTTCCAGCTTCAGGACCTGCTGGCCCTGGCCCCGGCGGCGCTGGGTCTGGCGGTGATCGTGCTGGTCGGGCGCCTGGCGCTGCGGCCGATGCTGAAGTCCGTCGCCAAGGCCAAGAGCGAAGAGATGTTCATGGCCGCCTGCCTGCTGGTGATCATCGGCGCGGGGATGGTGGCGTCGCTGTCGGGGCTGTCGATGGCGCTGGGCGCCTTCGTGGCCGGGGTGCTGCTGGCCGAGACCGAGTATCGCCACGAGGTCGAGGTCAAGATCGAGCCGTTCAAGGGCTTGTTGCTGTCGCTGTTCTTCGTCTCGCTGGGCATTCGCCTGGACCTGTCGCTGCTGGCCGCGCAGCCGGCCGCGATCCTGGGCGCGGCGCTGGGCCTCCTGGTGCTGAAGACCGCCGTGGTGTTCGGCAGCGGGCTGCTGATGGGCCTGAACCGGCGCGCGGCGATCGAGGCGGCGCTGATCCTGGCGGCCGGCGGCGAGTTCGCCTTCGTCCTTCTGGACAACGCCATGAGCGCCCAGGTCGTGCCGCCCGCCATCGGCCAGGCGGTGCTGGTCTCGGCGACCCTGACCATGTTCCTGATCCCCGGCCTGGCGGCGCTGGGTGGCTATCTCGGACGCAAGAACGCACCGCTGCCGATCAGCGAAACCCCGCCCTCGAGCGCCAACGAGCCCGACCGCGTCGGGCCCGAGCCGGCCGGTCAGGTGCTGGTCATCGGCTATGGCCGCGTCGGCAAGCTGGTCGGCGACATGCTGGGCCGCCACGACCTGCCTTGGATCGCGGTCGAGCGTGACGCGCGCCTGGTCGAGCAGGGCCGCCGCGACGGCGCTCGCATCTACTATGGCGACGCCTCGCGCCTGGAGCTCCTCGAACGGTGCGGCCTGGCCACCGCGCGCGCGGTGGTGGTGACCATGGACGCCTTCGAGGTGGCCGAGGCGGTCGTCGCCGCCGCGCGGGGGGCCCGTCCGGACGTGCCGATCGTGGTCCGCGCCCGCGACGCCCGCCACGCCGCCCGCCTCTACGAGCTGGGCGCCACCGACGCCGTGCCCGAGACCATCGAGGCCAGCCTGCAGCTGTCCGAAGCGGTGCTGGTCGATATCGGCGTGCCGATGGGCCTGGTCATCGCCTCGATCCACGAGCGCCGCGACGAGTACCGCAAGAAACTGAACCGTCCGGACGCCCTGGGCGGCCGTCGCCGTCGTCTGCGAGACGCCACCTTGCGGTGA